One genomic region from Streptomyces sp. NBC_01264 encodes:
- a CDS encoding DNA-binding protein translates to MPVPRRVVLASGLAGLAAAALPASTATATAAAMTSPVEHFAQLRRVMIQTDNLIGPRHVLPSLQHQLAQLAFRRRASRGADAADLLALETRYEELAGWLAQDIGDERTAHGHTAKALDASHITGDSNLTAYILGRKAQLAVDTGHAADSLGLAAAARRTAQPGSRLEVIAVMHQAHAHAVLGEGAESLTAYDTAVTLLGRADSDGVWGSWLDEAYISTARARSLAALGDYENAAAGFDSAIAALPPTYRRDRGVYLARAARAHAGTGNIALATQIGLQAVGIAAETGSARIVGQLDRLERTLAAASGKEGVAEFRAALDEIVLHPS, encoded by the coding sequence GTGCCCGTGCCCCGCCGCGTTGTCCTCGCGTCCGGCCTCGCCGGCCTCGCCGCAGCCGCGCTCCCGGCTTCGACGGCAACAGCAACCGCCGCCGCCATGACTTCTCCCGTTGAGCATTTCGCACAGCTCCGCCGCGTGATGATCCAGACCGACAACCTGATCGGCCCTCGGCATGTCCTGCCCTCGCTCCAGCATCAGCTAGCCCAACTCGCCTTCCGCCGCCGGGCCTCCCGCGGCGCCGATGCCGCCGACCTCCTCGCCCTCGAGACCCGCTACGAGGAACTGGCTGGCTGGCTGGCTCAGGACATCGGCGATGAGCGCACCGCCCATGGACACACTGCAAAGGCTCTCGACGCTTCGCACATCACGGGCGACAGCAACCTCACCGCGTACATCCTCGGTCGCAAGGCCCAGCTCGCCGTCGACACCGGTCACGCCGCGGATTCTCTGGGCCTCGCGGCGGCTGCCCGACGTACTGCCCAGCCCGGCAGCCGCCTCGAGGTCATCGCAGTTATGCACCAAGCCCACGCACACGCCGTCCTCGGCGAGGGTGCAGAGTCCTTGACCGCGTACGACACTGCGGTCACGCTCCTGGGGCGCGCGGACAGCGACGGAGTTTGGGGCTCCTGGCTCGACGAGGCGTACATCAGTACCGCTCGCGCTCGCTCTCTCGCCGCTCTCGGAGACTACGAGAACGCCGCGGCCGGCTTCGACAGCGCCATCGCTGCCCTCCCACCCACATACCGGCGTGACCGTGGCGTCTACCTCGCGCGTGCGGCCCGCGCCCACGCCGGCACAGGCAACATCGCACTCGCGACGCAGATCGGCCTACAAGCCGTCGGAATCGCCGCTGAGACGGGCTCGGCACGCATCGTGGGCCAGCTCGACCGGCTCGAGCGCACGCTCGCAGCAGCCAGCGGCAAAGAGGGTGTCGCCGAATTCCGTGCCGCGCTTGACGAGATCGTTCTGCACCCCTCCTGA
- a CDS encoding winged helix-turn-helix domain-containing protein, producing the protein MTFSTLHPPLRTGVCCTMSRPDRPSREGEAVGEPSGQPEYQRVMEDLRRQIAEGDLEVGAPIPSTARLGSQYGVSSTVVRRAVTELTAEGLLYGKAGKGVYVQAQPDLLEKLPTSAELTATVRNLEAKLEAMAARLEALERGRED; encoded by the coding sequence ATGACGTTCTCGACCCTGCACCCGCCCCTCCGCACCGGCGTGTGCTGCACTATGAGCAGGCCAGACAGACCGTCACGCGAGGGAGAAGCAGTGGGTGAGCCGTCCGGTCAGCCGGAGTATCAGAGGGTTATGGAGGATCTCCGGCGCCAGATCGCTGAAGGTGACCTAGAGGTCGGTGCCCCCATCCCCTCCACAGCCAGACTCGGTTCGCAGTACGGCGTGTCCAGCACGGTGGTTCGGCGAGCCGTGACGGAGCTGACGGCTGAGGGACTGCTGTACGGCAAGGCCGGCAAGGGTGTCTACGTCCAAGCTCAGCCCGACCTCCTCGAGAAGCTGCCAACATCGGCGGAGCTCACAGCCACCGTCAGGAACCTTGAGGCCAAGCTTGAAGCCATGGCAGCACGCCTGGAGGCCCTCGAACGTGGTCGTGAGGACTGA